One stretch of Pseudomonas fragi DNA includes these proteins:
- a CDS encoding DUF6543 domain-containing protein: protein MLEFASWAALLAAIKQPGDLQESILTWLDDDARGYYADGGFERPHLESVLLEGILALLPRSPATLGTQRVVGDYFEAMFDANAKALMTLADKQTVSTAERRWILLKRYGWSLFNGLTFFLSGPLQKAAWLFQTLLSLDSGLQARINGDKQGVQQTLIDLLFNISQALLHAGLNFKAQANERQRLQAPVDEPLFSIAKPQPPRVVEPHIVSVLAQKKLPDLDGRAARDYSALDFSWFGAQQRLNQTQQASLNTFALAIDLSQGTPIEVGPLQGVINHEGKSYVQVDGHTYRVARDVDGLVIQDDSQPTRFGPRLRSDEAGQWRLDLRLGLRGGGPKKAIQALREKKAQKLAALEQQAGELDVELHRRERVLRLTEELLGKYPERHTALVDRYEAEIDAWRTTVLELIAVKTRSHDITPVEGFAMKTQETWVQLTLRLFKLQNYLEETLNLLPVCNSRPSYIPDLLEMMAEISRGSTLPYARWIEDLKQAEQVEARLYKNSLRESQALTEVKRRPLPKESSLLEIASQPDGDYFDRHWAAAYLETLCELVIRRDAFNLSPEEQHAFDLFGQGTLIDTAWSQLSLRREGTLYTSDHLDFFDRTIDQYDAAEGVCRNIISLGSEHFRNEYLPEIIRVLGELRNFAEAQMQNVIHDSESSSSEAEEPVPGPSRVFNLPKASNSSAQGSQQIIKTTRNLTLVGQRRPPSTTSEGSDEEIVDVAEGIDRMKIRSYRKTQAGDWEEIGSSRPPTLQASQARPLAGLQVEARKLLERLSEVIAQNRVSANTSKIPVEIEEILDFKARALDEVAQQIEKIVLASNHNVEVLDPQRKTAALAQIAELKAAAGRLRTEGRSLRINIIKRLPPTGANVEYLLAQGEVSIARVGQRRHLSRGQRKDYLDEYVIKTREGTELWFAHFHYKAKDTPVAEFEVAHLKTAQQRTLSEQALYARAQSSHEYIEVYRAKLDRAMALRLFLPTPGGAQSNV from the coding sequence TTGCTGGAGTTCGCCAGCTGGGCCGCGCTGCTGGCGGCGATCAAACAGCCCGGCGATCTGCAGGAAAGCATACTGACCTGGCTGGACGATGATGCCCGCGGTTATTACGCCGACGGCGGCTTTGAGCGCCCGCATCTGGAAAGCGTGCTGCTTGAAGGTATCTTGGCCCTCCTGCCGCGCAGCCCGGCGACCCTCGGCACCCAGAGGGTGGTGGGGGATTATTTCGAGGCCATGTTCGATGCCAATGCCAAGGCCTTGATGACCTTGGCCGACAAGCAGACCGTCTCGACCGCCGAGCGGCGCTGGATCTTGCTTAAACGCTATGGCTGGAGCCTGTTCAACGGACTGACATTTTTCCTCAGCGGGCCCTTGCAGAAAGCCGCCTGGCTGTTCCAGACCCTGCTGAGCCTGGACAGCGGCCTGCAGGCGCGAATCAATGGCGACAAGCAAGGGGTGCAACAAACCCTGATCGACCTGCTGTTCAATATCAGCCAGGCCCTTCTGCATGCCGGCCTGAACTTCAAGGCGCAGGCCAATGAGCGCCAGCGCCTGCAAGCGCCGGTCGACGAGCCCCTGTTCAGCATCGCTAAACCACAGCCCCCACGGGTGGTAGAGCCCCATATTGTCTCGGTGCTTGCGCAAAAAAAACTGCCTGACCTCGATGGCCGTGCTGCCCGGGATTATTCCGCGCTGGATTTCTCCTGGTTCGGTGCGCAACAACGCCTGAACCAGACGCAGCAGGCGAGCTTGAACACGTTCGCCCTGGCCATCGACTTGAGCCAGGGCACACCCATCGAAGTCGGCCCGTTACAAGGGGTGATCAACCATGAAGGCAAGTCGTATGTGCAGGTCGACGGCCACACCTACCGCGTTGCCCGCGATGTCGATGGCTTGGTGATTCAGGACGACAGCCAGCCGACCAGATTCGGCCCGCGCCTGCGCAGCGATGAGGCCGGGCAGTGGCGCCTGGACCTGCGTCTGGGGTTGCGCGGCGGGGGGCCGAAAAAGGCGATCCAGGCATTGCGCGAAAAAAAGGCGCAGAAACTCGCCGCCCTTGAGCAACAGGCCGGGGAGCTGGATGTTGAACTGCACAGACGTGAGCGTGTGCTCAGGCTTACGGAGGAGTTGCTGGGTAAATACCCGGAGCGACACACGGCGCTGGTTGACCGTTACGAGGCCGAGATCGATGCATGGCGCACTACAGTGCTGGAACTGATCGCGGTGAAAACCCGTTCCCACGACATCACTCCCGTGGAGGGTTTTGCCATGAAAACCCAGGAAACCTGGGTACAACTGACCTTGCGCCTGTTCAAGTTGCAGAACTACCTGGAAGAAACGCTCAATCTCCTGCCGGTCTGCAACTCCAGGCCTTCTTACATTCCGGACCTGCTGGAGATGATGGCCGAGATATCCCGTGGCTCAACGCTGCCTTATGCGCGCTGGATCGAGGATTTGAAGCAGGCCGAGCAGGTAGAGGCCCGGCTGTATAAAAACTCCTTGCGCGAGAGCCAGGCCCTGACTGAGGTCAAGCGTCGGCCGTTGCCCAAGGAGAGCTCGCTGCTGGAAATCGCGAGCCAACCCGACGGCGACTATTTTGATCGCCACTGGGCGGCAGCCTACCTGGAAACCCTCTGTGAGCTGGTTATCCGTCGTGATGCATTCAACCTTAGCCCTGAAGAGCAGCACGCGTTTGATCTCTTCGGCCAAGGGACACTGATAGACACCGCCTGGTCGCAATTGAGCCTGCGCCGAGAAGGGACGCTGTACACCAGCGATCATCTGGATTTTTTTGACCGCACCATTGACCAGTACGATGCTGCCGAAGGGGTATGCCGAAACATCATAAGCCTTGGCTCAGAGCATTTTCGCAATGAGTACCTGCCGGAAATCATCCGTGTGCTAGGTGAACTACGAAACTTTGCAGAAGCCCAGATGCAGAACGTTATTCATGACTCGGAAAGCTCATCCTCCGAAGCCGAAGAGCCTGTGCCCGGGCCCAGCCGTGTCTTCAATCTGCCCAAGGCCAGTAACTCCTCGGCCCAGGGCTCTCAGCAAATCATCAAGACCACCCGCAACCTGACCCTGGTAGGGCAGCGCCGGCCTCCGTCAACCACTTCCGAAGGTTCGGATGAAGAGATTGTTGATGTGGCCGAAGGTATCGACCGCATGAAAATCCGCTCGTACCGCAAAACCCAGGCCGGGGACTGGGAAGAAATCGGCAGCAGCCGGCCACCGACCCTGCAGGCTTCCCAGGCCAGGCCACTGGCCGGGCTGCAGGTGGAGGCGCGCAAATTGCTGGAGCGTCTGTCGGAAGTCATCGCGCAGAACAGGGTCAGTGCCAATACGTCGAAGATCCCGGTGGAAATCGAGGAAATCCTCGATTTCAAGGCTCGCGCGCTGGACGAAGTCGCGCAGCAGATCGAAAAAATCGTGCTGGCGTCCAACCATAATGTCGAGGTTCTGGACCCGCAGCGTAAAACAGCCGCCCTGGCGCAAATTGCCGAGCTCAAGGCGGCGGCTGGCAGATTGCGTACGGAGGGTCGCAGCCTGCGTATCAATATCATCAAGCGGCTGCCACCCACTGGGGCCAATGTGGAGTACTTGCTGGCCCAGGGGGAGGTGAGCATTGCCCGTGTGGGGCAGCGCCGGCATTTGTCCCGGGGCCAGCGCAAGGACTACCTGGATGAATATGTCATCAAGACCCGGGAGGGTACCGAGCTGTGGTTTGCCCATTTTCATTACAAGGCCAAGGACACCCCCGTTGCCGAGTTTGAGGTGGCCCATTTGAAAACCGCCCAGCAGCGCACCTTGAGTGAGCAGGCGCTGTACGCCCGGGCGCAAAGCTCCCATGAATATATCGAGGTGTATCGGGCCAAGCTGGACCGGGCAATGGCGCTACGGCTGTTTCTACCGACCCCTGGGGGGGCTCAGTCCAACGTGTAG
- a CDS encoding dermonecrotic toxin domain-containing protein: protein MPTLSTTPDSLVRHAVLGNFAAPDFARRPTFQNVAALCFKQALLEKYPALSVDFTQLAIAEPVESTDSSGPPRGYRFGHPVDAMIRSFINSTPVTLIQGVHRLTVDPNRLAPHPLAVGMAELQAIINDHAPLLIRAYQQALAEFWSDSPDRSLPPLQWLRRVLQTALKSAALAQGRTPSLSAEQSVALAVVAAFPDRQDRARGTAETPLKAWLVNIDGSHNDARQRFQLPGVMLVTRQMPDRLIVLGYSLEHGVELFASVQAFATCMVTRVLQDTALRSLSWSLHEPEGDFFTALGITLLDEQLRDIARIGADAQAEKYTVARLEQALDEAGRMFPFFSPRERPELQRVMAVLPDWLRQASPADQLACSKLIGAEVAWQRQTRGQTFLEGIVAMPEYAEGLIRQRIEQDHPQSGLDITQIEIHDIGVENLQLPIFTDDVLPFAEFVLTYRGGWPVGLIGVRQRSGEAVPDWLNGAYVKNLVDELDVGSRYIALLKNLLVDNEAEVTRRKGLFASQLQVQLPLFALERKIRGQAGFTQQGVDILSRLMAPGGQHPASAADVCVRPLGFHAYEGAGVDTVANMFVFGARQTGTGPFILYRLSRPNRCWSSPAGPRCWRRSNSPAICRKAY, encoded by the coding sequence CGGATTTTGCCCGGCGCCCGACCTTTCAAAATGTTGCGGCGCTCTGCTTCAAACAGGCCCTGCTGGAGAAGTATCCGGCCCTGAGCGTGGACTTTACTCAACTGGCCATTGCCGAACCCGTGGAAAGCACCGATAGCTCCGGCCCGCCCCGGGGTTATCGTTTTGGGCACCCTGTGGATGCGATGATCCGCAGTTTTATCAACTCGACGCCGGTTACCCTGATCCAGGGCGTGCATCGCCTGACGGTCGATCCCAACCGGCTGGCCCCCCATCCGTTGGCCGTGGGCATGGCCGAGCTGCAGGCCATTATCAACGACCATGCGCCGCTGCTGATCAGGGCCTACCAGCAGGCGCTGGCCGAGTTCTGGAGTGACAGCCCTGACCGTTCGCTGCCGCCCCTGCAGTGGTTGCGGCGGGTGTTGCAGACTGCCCTGAAAAGCGCCGCCCTGGCTCAGGGCCGTACGCCCTCGTTGTCTGCCGAGCAGTCGGTGGCGCTGGCGGTGGTGGCGGCGTTCCCCGACAGGCAGGACCGGGCCCGAGGGACCGCGGAAACCCCGCTGAAAGCCTGGCTGGTGAATATTGACGGTAGCCATAACGATGCGCGGCAACGCTTCCAGTTGCCGGGCGTGATGCTGGTGACCCGGCAAATGCCCGATCGCCTGATTGTGCTGGGTTACTCCCTGGAACATGGCGTCGAGCTGTTCGCTTCGGTGCAAGCGTTTGCAACCTGTATGGTTACCCGCGTATTGCAAGACACGGCCCTGCGCTCCCTGAGCTGGAGCCTGCATGAGCCTGAAGGGGATTTTTTTACCGCGCTTGGCATCACCCTGCTCGATGAGCAGTTGCGTGACATTGCCCGCATAGGGGCTGATGCCCAAGCCGAAAAATACACGGTCGCGCGCCTGGAGCAGGCGCTGGATGAGGCGGGCAGGATGTTCCCGTTTTTCAGCCCCCGGGAGCGCCCCGAACTGCAGCGGGTGATGGCGGTATTGCCCGACTGGCTGAGGCAGGCCAGCCCGGCAGACCAGTTGGCCTGCAGCAAGCTGATTGGCGCCGAGGTTGCCTGGCAGCGCCAGACCCGGGGCCAGACGTTTCTCGAGGGTATCGTGGCCATGCCGGAGTATGCCGAGGGGCTTATCCGCCAGCGCATCGAGCAAGACCACCCGCAATCAGGGCTCGATATCACACAGATCGAGATCCATGACATCGGCGTCGAGAATTTGCAGTTGCCCATCTTCACCGACGATGTGCTGCCCTTCGCCGAGTTTGTCCTGACCTACCGGGGTGGTTGGCCCGTCGGCCTGATCGGGGTCAGGCAACGCTCGGGCGAAGCCGTACCCGACTGGTTGAATGGTGCCTATGTAAAAAACCTAGTGGATGAACTGGATGTGGGCAGCCGCTATATCGCGCTGCTGAAAAACCTGCTGGTGGACAACGAGGCCGAGGTGACGCGGCGCAAGGGGCTGTTCGCCTCGCAATTGCAGGTGCAATTGCCGTTATTTGCCCTGGAGCGAAAAATCAGGGGGCAGGCCGGTTTTACCCAGCAGGGCGTAGACATCTTGAGCCGGTTGATGGCCCCCGGCGGGCAGCACCCGGCCAGCGCTGCCGATGTGTGCGTGCGCCCCCTGGGGTTTCATGCCTATGAAGGAGCGGGCGTTGATACGGTGGCGAACATGTTTGTGTTTGGGGCCCGGCAGACTGGCACCGGCCCCTTTATTCTCTATCGCCTTTCTCGCCCGAACCGTTGCTGGAGTTCGCCAGCTGGGCCGCGCTGCTGGCGGCGATCAAACAGCCCGGCGATCTGCAGGAAAGCATACTGA